A window from Calliopsis andreniformis isolate RMS-2024a chromosome 5, iyCalAndr_principal, whole genome shotgun sequence encodes these proteins:
- the LOC143179118 gene encoding uncharacterized protein LOC143179118 — translation MSVVCAAKNCKYSSENEDLTHVVFINFPNDDTSKIWAHHCGREDLLLKSNEELHLNYYICSQHIEDRYYISKTNPIIIDEHAIPTLFDSDVPPQKDSEETDGVVLSYCDVDAEINHYGGINIRFPNLCRICGEPSLDGIEIFAEKGIELKLHEKINLHLPITVKVEDLLPQKLCVNCYNKLELAHSLVVMCLRTDMRLRRFLNINEELNYESKYSVIVKKCFLEVNEEMCANEAPQSTSIKLPSSKVEGTVISQLQKSISLHKSTFENNVTKEMQSELHTFIESYRAENKDGTKNEIVANDSVNDVTSNYNEIVCFHCKDSFKTQEMFENHKMLCDEEEVIIQKQKETDSNTNNKESHNEGLMNFQFAMKTCGTCQKHFENEKQFMEHKLLYCKSQEEHYQILDKANAVEEDCNIYKTTPNINTVPSVETSKKCGHCEVIYSSKKELLNHIAKCHGGQPLFKCITCNRSYEKWSGLDVHEATHRLDKPYLCDLCGKSFKHSNNLRGHKRIHLDDSRKKQHVCEICRKAFRSRFHLGEHMNQHNDHKPYSCEKCGKAFYKRIQLRQHRLSHGLNKHVCPVCGAAFNRKGNMNTHLKRHNKGDGTYACSVCAYRCKSMSELKLHRKKHTEDDIVESIKKKCVDKTIWQCKSCDRIFSTRAMLVNHEHMHSKEGTSVECNICAKKLASKNSLIYHKKSIHSTERPHMCQFCGNSFVSKEARLIHERIHTGERPYVCEICKMEYKCSSNLNQHMKIHSGIKPYKCTYCNKDFTRKGALNVHERTHTGEKPFPCKTCGRTFSQKNDMLKHTKTHDAKSLQCDQCDKTFTKRKDILKHIALHEQINPVVQEYVEVQQEIHPYNVNIAGPKFE, via the exons ATGAGTGTAGTCTGTGCTGctaaaaattgtaaatattcGTCTGAAAATGAAGACTTAACACATgttgtttttattaattttccaaATGATGACAC TTCCAAGATATGGGCACATCATTGTGGCAGAGAAGACCTCTTACTGAAATCAAACGAAGAATTACATTTGAATTACTATATATGTTCCCAACATATAGAGGATCGTTATTACATAAGCAAAACAAACCCTATTATAATAGACGAACATGCTATTCCTACATTATTTGACAGTGATGTTCCACCACAAAAAGATTCAGAAGAAACTGATGGAGTTGTGTTATCATATTGTGATGTAGATGCTGAAATAAATCATTACGGTGGCATTAATATTAGATTTCCAAATTTATGCAGAATATGTGGAGAGCCATCATTGGATGGCATAGAAATATTTGCAGAGAAGGGGATAGAATTGAAATTAcatgaaaaaattaatttacatcTTCCAATAACTGTTAAGGTTGAAGATTTATTGCCACAGAAATTATGTGTAAATTGTTATAATAAATTAGAACTTGCACATTCTCTTGTAGTAATGTGTTTGAGAACAGATATGAGACTCAGAAGGTTTCTAAACATAAATGAAGAA CTAAACTATGAGAGTAAATATAGTGTAATAGTAAAAAAGTGTTTTTTAGAAGTAAATGAAGAAATGTGTGCAAATGAAGCACCTCAAAGTACGTCTATAAAATTACCTTCCAGCAAAGTTGAAGGAACTGTGATAAGTCAGTTGCAGAAAAGTATTAGCTTACATAAAAGTACATTTGAAAATAATGTGACGAAAGAAATGCAATCTGAGTTACATACATTCATCGAATCCTACAGAGCAGAAAATAAAGACGGTACAAAAAATGAAATTGTAGCAAATGACTCAGTTAATGATGTCACAAGTAATTATAACGAAATCGTatgtttccattgtaaagattcATTTAAAACACAGGAAATGTTTGAAAATCACAAAATGTTATGTGACGAAGAAGAGGTAATAATACAAAAGCAAAAAGAAACTGATAGCAATACAAACAATAAAGAATCCCACAACGAAGGATTAATGAATTTTCAGTTTGCTATGAAGACTTGTGGCACCTGCCAAAAACATTTTGAAAACGAAAAACAATTTATGGAGCATAAGCTTTTATACTGTAAATCCCAAGAAGAACATTACCAGATTCTTGATAAAGCAAATGCGGTTGAAGAGGATTGCAATATCTATAAGACTACTCCTAATATCAATACAGTACCATCTGTGGAAACTAGTAAAAAATGTGGACACTGTGAAGTAATTTATTCTAGTAAAAAAGAATTGTTAAATCATATTGCAAAATGTCACGGAGGGCAACCATTGTTCAAATGTATTACATGTAATAGAAGTTATGAAAAATGGTCTGGTTTAGATGTACATGAAGCTACTCATAGATTAGACAAGCCTTATTTATGTGACTTATGTGGAAAGAGCTTTAAACATTCTAATAACCTAAGGGGTCACAAAAGAATTCACTTAGATGATTCAAGAAAGAAGCAGCATGTCTGTGAAATTTGTAGAAAAGCATTTAGATCACG ATTTCATTTGGGAGAACATATGAATCAGCACAATGATCACAAGCCTTATTCCTGCGAAAAATGTGGAAAAGCTTTTTACAAGAGAATACAATTGAGACAGCATAGACTATCTCATGGTTTGAATAAACATGTTTGTCCAGTATGTGGAGCTGCTTTTAATCGTAAGGGAAATATGAATACACATTTGAAACGACATAATAAAGGAGATGGAACGTACGCATGCAGT GTTTGCGCATACAGGTGTAAGTCCATGAGTGAGCTGAAATTACACAGAAAGAAGCATACAGAAGATGATATCGTAGAAAGTATAAAGAAGAAGTGTGTTGATAAGACTATATGGCAGTGTAAATCTTGTGATCGAATATTTTCAACGCGAGCGATGTTAGTAAATCACGAGCACATGCACAGCAAGGAAGGAACGAGCGTTGAGTGCAATATTTGTGCAAAGAAGTTAGCaagtaaaaattctttaatatatcACAAGAAATCTATTCATTCTACAGAAAGACCACACATGTGCCAATTCTGCGGAAATTCGTTTGTTTCCAAAGAGGCGCGTCTTATACACGAAAGAATACACACTGGAGAGCGTCCATACGTTTGTGAAATATGTAAGATGGAATATAAGTGCTCCAGTAATCTTAATCAGCACATGAAAATTCATTCTGGAATTAAGCCTTATAAATGTACATACTGCAACAAAGATTTTACTCGGAAAGGAGCATTGAACGTGCACGAAAGAACTCACACAGGAGAGAAACCTTTCCCTTGTAAAACGTGTGGCAGAACATTTTCCCAAAAAAACGATATGTTAAAGCATACTAAAACTCATGACGCGAAATCCTTGCAGTGTGATCAGTGTGATAAAACTTTTACTAAAAGAAAAGATATCTTAAAGCATATTGCTTTACACGAACAAATTAATCCTGTAGTTCAGGAGTATGTGGAAGTACAACAAGAGATACATCCATATAATGTAAATATAGCAGGACCTAAATTTGAGTAA
- the LOC143178698 gene encoding uncharacterized protein LOC143178698 translates to MRPSRPTLELARRLVGDSPRRSSFALFINVRVNYAPIDSSWLRSIFYNHHHAETTLPWVCPLHLGDWYRVVARCAQVQMWRKTGLRASEGLERETERAAPANVSGARMSSRVTRNVATGSSDRERKRERERA, encoded by the exons ATGCGACCCAGTCGGCCCACCCTCGAACTCGCGCGTCGCCTGGTCGGCGACTCTCCAAGGAGATCTTCGTTTGCTTTATTTATTAACGTTCGTGTCAATTACGCACCGATCGATTCGTCTTGGTTACGTTCGATTTTCTACAACCACCATCACGCAGAAACGACACTACCATGGGTTTGTCCTCTCCATCTAGGAGATTGGTACCGCGTCGTGGCACGCTGCGCGCAGGTGCAGATGTGGCGGAAAACAGGGCTGAGGGCTTCGGAGGGTTTAGAACGCGAGACAGAGAGAG CTGCACCTGCGAATGTCAGCGGCGCACGTATGAGTTCCCGAGTCACTCGAAATGTCGCCACCGGCTCGTCagacagagagagaaagagagagagagagagagcgtga
- the Tara gene encoding SERTA domain-containing protein 2 taranis, with amino-acid sequence MWCDVGQSCAMMGLQATAGKRKLEGGVGCMEFDMDMGESPSKLGRVEGSWWAMEDSYTPPLSQTPTSYYDMEVSSPCLQTNPCQPTSASAQQHQTSQQQQQQHQASQQQQQQQQQQPATPTSAPPSSTVTHLHHHPQHYYHHQRGPSSPVSSNGYSQLSRPQPQWGAPHHYEPPTIRREENGKSYLELGSSYRANERCCEGSRSSWCRRGRACYRQRRLAVLNISMCKLARYRQFPDPSLHRSVLICNTLRHLEREMERDRSPPPMEPVIPAPIAQLQPPEQGRLTPFPMPPTSSNETDVDSGIGDSDDSRSINWGSVLSLSSQSPLDPLNNNELLDVDIGPDLDLDFMPGWKLTPLSADDILRSTTAQEQQHQQHQQQHHQHQAQQSHLAAASGSCASSNVGSACVTNGSSSSTHESLMCVGS; translated from the coding sequence AGTTGTGCAATGATGGGTCTGCAGGCCACGGCAGGAAAACGTAAACTGGAGGGAGGTGTGGGCTGCATGGAGTTCGACATGGATATGGGCGAGAGCCCATCGAAGTTGGGTCGCGTGGAGGGTAGCTGGTGGGCGATGGAAGACAGCTATACGCCTCCGTTGAGCCAAACGCCGACTTCTTATTATGACATGGAAGTGAGTTCACCCTGCCTGCAGACAAATCCTTGTCAGCCGACGTCGGCGAGTGCCCAGCAGCACCAGACgtcgcagcagcagcaacagcaacatcaGGCgtcgcagcagcagcagcaacagcagcagcaacaaccagCGACGCCAACATCGGCGCCACCTTCGTCGACGGTGACGCACCTACACCATCACCCCCAGCACTATTACCATCACCAACGCGGACCAAGCAGTCCGGTTAGTAGCAACGGTTATAGTCAGTTATCGAGGCCTCAGCCACAGTGGGGAGCTCCTCACCATTACGAGCCGCCGACGATACGACGAGAGGAGAATGGCAAGAGTTATCTGGAGCTTGGCTCGAGTTATCGAGCGAACGAGAGATGCTGCGAGGGTTCGAGGTCGAGTTGGTGCCGGCGCGGCAGAGCCTGTTACAGGCAGAGGAGGCTAGCGGTTCTGAACATCTCGATGTGCAAGCTGGCGAGGTATCGTCAGTTCCCTGATCCGAGTTTACACCGATCAGTCCTAATCTGCAACACCCTGAGGCACCTGGAGCGCGAGATGGAGAGGGACAGAAGTCCACCGCCCATGGAGCCAGTCATCCCCGCGCCGATCGCCCAACTCCAACCCCCCGAGCAGGGTAGGCTAACGCCGTTCCCAATGCCACCCACGTCTTCGAACGAGACCGACGTCGACTCTGGCATCGGTGACAGCGACGACAGCCGCTCGATCAACTGGGGCAGCGTGCTGTCTCTATCGAGTCAGTCGCCCCTGGACCCCCTGAACAACAACGAGCTCCTAGACGTCGACATCGGTCCAGACCTAGACCTGGACTTCATGCCTGGCTGGAAGCTCACGCCCCTGTCCGCCGACGACATCCTGAGGAGTACGACGGCGCAGGAGCAGCAGCACCAGCAGCACCAGCAACAACACCACCAGCACCAAGCGCAGCAATCGCACCTGGCAGCAGCCAGCGGAAGCTGCGCGAGCAGCAACGTAGGCAGTGCCTGCGTCACCAACGGAAGCAGCAGTAGTACGCACGAGTCGCTGATGTGCGTTGGATCATAG